The sequence caaaacacacaagagccgagtcctaatgaggcctcacctgattcgatgcatcgctatacgcaccggttaaagttcaaaaagaaaaattgttgctttggctctagactcacgcggttaacaaacgccaatgcgTCAAAAGCGAACCAGATCAGCGCGCGGTAGGCGATGACGtcgttagtgccacgccctgtgaaaaggtctattaGCTACAACTACCTAGATAATCTACATGTCATTATGTGACCATGAAACCGTATCTACATGACGTAAAATTCCTgagggcggtctgaaaccagtctcttcggggcgaggattgacaatccggggaatgacgaaggcggggagaggcTGGCTCGAGTCTAATGCCACTAGTGAGCGTAGCTTTTCTGCTATGAGACGGCTCAAGACATACTTAAGGAGCACCATGAAGCAGCCTAGGCTAAATCATGTTATGCTGTTGCATATACACAAAGAGAGACTTGATCGTCTAGACTTAGATATCATTGGCAACGAGTTTTTGAGTTACAGCGAACACCGCCTCCGCATCTATGGTAATTTTAAGACTGAGTAAGAGGTTATGCATGTGAAAGTAAGTTATACATGTGACAATTTTGCTTTTAGTTGATACTGGAATTAGTGTTTCATAAGTATGGCCACGCCtatctagcgcgcgttaggacGGACCAATGTGATTTGCTTAATTCCGACGcccttgtactgtacacctacGTTTGGAATGGTGGGAAGGGGCGGGGCGTTAATACAAAGTAGCAAGGCTGCCACACTGTGTGTCTCCTGTGTAATCGCGGTGCATACTGATCGAGTGTTTTGTTGCAGTGGCTTTGGCTTTGATTTGGAGTTTGCACGTGGTTTCGGTGGGTTGTTGTTATGTTGGTCTGATTTACTACATTGCGCATTCTGTACATGTTGGTAAAGTTGCCTGTGTGCGTGCATTCTGTGCTGTCTGTGAGCCTGTGTGGTGTAGACGTGTTTGATATAGATGGCACGCGACCCGGAAATGAGGTCACATTTCAATGTTTTCTTAAGAAATTTATGTTTTAGTTtaaaatgattgatattaatttatgacGTAATTATACTTTGTATTCAGTTGTATTAGGTTCTTACACTCATTAGTTTATATACTTTAGTTAAGAAATTATAGAAACTTTTCTATAactttttttatttattgataataataataattatattatacgtaaatttgtattattaattaattaattaattaattatttttatttatttattgtttattatattCTTGTTTTTCAGTAGCAGTCAGACTGAGAGATGCAGCACGTCCATTTTTTAGacagacctagctgctacgctatcgtcatagtcctactggatagcaactctaggtagagcgggtcacgtcagcatccgtcgtaacgttgctgctgtagaacttgaaaactgatcgcatCTATAGCTATTCTCGGTCCAGCGCtcgccatctcgtttctacaactccgtttgagacgcaagtcatctctgtcgataggctcattatatgacttcctttcaccaaaattttggttttgtcttgtcaacctctactctcacagacaacgaagaagacggatgactcacgggacaaactctcggtcacctgatctcgagtgattttctctctgcAGAAGCAGATCTGAGGTGTTCTTTTTGGATAGTGTTATAGTCCTCACAGCTGGCTAATCCACGTACGGagtgatgttagtgctcatcTTACCGttgctacggcagaacgtAAAATCTGAGATACAAATACTCAATACTCagacatccgggatcatatctcAGTCGTTTTCATCGCGTTcctacaagacgaattgagacgttagtcatgtctATTGAAAGGTTTGCTTTggatgtttatgccactgaatagccggattttctcttcagtttttctgCTGCAGGGCGGTGAGAGGTGATCGACGTATGGCACCTAATCTCTCAGTCACAGTATGAGTACACTCCTTGGTTCTACAGCTTTCAGGTAAGTGGGTTTACCTTCATTGGGCATTATACATACGGTCACAGTCGACTAAGGCTGATTGAAAgtgttttgtagtgaatttgtaGAACTTTAATTAGCAGCTATAGATTCTAATAATTTAGACTGTGTAGGCAAACGTTAGTGGTTCTGTATAGACTATGTTTTTAAATGATAATTATGATAACCTTTTATTTAGTACATCTGGTTTATGTTtttgaataataataattaagataaccCTTATTTAGTACATCTGGTTTAGTGCTAATTAGCAGATTTTGTGAGTGATAGATTGATCATCGATTCATGGAGTTATACATTGAATCCATAATGGTACAAATTGAATATCACAAGATGCCTTTCAGTATGCCAGGACTCTGCATGCTTGTAAACTGTGTACGTACTACGATGTTGTTGATTGTAAGATTTTAGCTACATCAgttattatcaacaacataCACTGCTTGGTTCTATACAGAAGCTAGGTTAGTTGGATATCTTCACTGAACTAATTATCcttctctctcacacacacaacttccTGTCTCATGAGATTCAGAACTGTGTCATGAGAAATATTGCTTTCCCTTAATTTGGCAACATGTTCCCATTTTCATACGTTCTCAGTATAACTCTTCTAGGGACAAATCTAAAAAGCAGTTTGTGTGAAATTCTGCGTCATAAAATTATCAATCATCCCATCCAAAATAAAGAATCATTATATCTGCCAGTCAAGAATGTAGAAACAGGTAAGAATACTCTTTGGTTAGCTgccaacaaaatgtgaaaattTAGAGTCATCATGTTGCAAGATATATATCATGTTTCAAGTGCTAAAATAGTaagtcagacagacactttCGTGACAATATAGCTCTAGAACAACAGTAGACTAGAAATCACACAATACAACCTACTCAGGAACCCGTACGTCTTTCTCAAAATCGCGTGAccaagattaattaattaattatgttccGTAGgccatcacctttctcactgccctgcaacagtaaaaactgaagagacaaaaccggctattcagtggccTAGACattcaacagacatgactaactTCTCAATTAGTCTTGTAGAAACGcaactgaccgagatatgatcccggatgtctgagtatttgtctctcaaaTTTCGTTCTGCCAtagcaacagtacgatgagcTCTAACATCACCCCGTATAGGTACAaagccagcggtgatgacttTAGCATTAGCCGCCTTAGATCTGCGTGTGAAGAGCTAGAGAAAATCAGGTGACCAAGATCGACTAGgtcccgtgagtcatccgtcttcttcgttgtctgcgagagtagaggttgatGTAACGTGGTGCGTCCGTATTCTAGGCGTACACGTTAAGAAGTCTCTattacaatcaacacactACGTTTATATAGTACGTTAATTGGGTTGCCCCATACATCCCTTCTTCTTTATGGAAAAAAAACATTCTACCATGCATGCTAAGTGTCTATTTACCGCATACATAGTCTCTTAGATACTTTGGCCTTGTTACTGTTCTGCCAGATCGTGTGGTAGATGTTACAGTCTCTCTTGCTTGTTCTCTTCCTGATTCGTTTGCCTGTGCTTGTGGTGGTACTGTCTTCTTTGTAACAGGTGTAGGGATAGATGTTTGTTTCTTCTGTCTTGGTTGTGGTATCATCTCGACTGGGGGATCATCCATACCTGCTGAAGGCCTGAATTCCTCCTTGGTCTTTCGTAGCTGCACTCTGTTTCTTCTATAGGTAGTTCCTCCAGGGGTGATAACCAAATATGATCTGTTTGGTAGCACTTTTTCTATTTTGGCTGGTTTCCAAACTGTGTCTCTACCTGTTGGTTGAATTCGAACCACATCATTTGTTTTCAGCTCCGGTAGGTCTCTGGCTTTCATGTTGTAATATTTTGCTTGCCTTTTCTTCCGTTCCATTATGTTGTGATGTTCCTCCATTTTCTCTGGTAAAAGTTGTTCTATTGTGGGCAACAGAGTTCTTGTTTTTCTGTTCATTAACCTTTGTGCAGGACTTGTATTTAGTCCTTCAGTTGGCGTGTTTCTGAACTCAAGAATTGCTAGCCATGGATCTGTTCCCGTTTGTAGAGCTTTTTTCATAAGTCGTTTTGCTGTCTTTACACTGTTTTCTGCTTTGGCATTGGATTGATGGTGATGTGGACTACTAGTCTCATGCTGCATCTCCCACTGCTTCGTGAATGATCGAAATTCTCTTGATGTGAATTGTGTACCGTTGTCAGAAATGAGGACTTCCGGTATGCCATATCGAGAGAAGTGTTGTTTCATTTTCCTGATGACATCATCTGAAGTTGTTGCTTGTAGTCTGTCAATCTCCCAGAAATTACTGTAGTAGTCAGTAACTATGAGATAATCACGGCCCTTGAATTTGAGTAGATCTGCTCCTACTTTTGCCCATGGTCTTGGAGATACCTCGTGTGCTAACAACGGTTCcttctgttgcttgttgtcATAGTCTCGACATATGGAGCATTTCTGTACATGATTTCTAATATGGCTTGTCATACCCGGCCAATAGAGTGCTTCTCTGGCTCTTCTAATGGAAGCATTTGCTCCCATATGTGAACTATGCATTCGTTCTAGAGCAAATTTTCAAGCTGCTTGTGGCACCACTAGTGTATTTCCTTTCAAAACCATTCCTTGGTGCACGGTCAATTCATCCCGAATGTCGTAATATGGTGTAATGTATGATGGAAGACCGTACTTCGTGTCTGGCCATCCTTGTATGATGTATTGCTGTAGTTCTTGTAAGCTCTGATCTTCTTGAGTAGCATTTTGAATGGTTTGTAGTGTAGTGCTTGCCACCAGCAAGTGATTGATCATGTTGACCTGCTCCAGTCCTTTCTCCCAATCACTGTGCTGCTGCATGCTCTCTGTCTTGTTTGCATCTACATCATATGCTAGGTATGCTCGCGACAAAGTGTCTGCCAGATATAACTATTTACCTGGACGATATTGAATGTCAATTGAATACTTCTGTAATCGCATAAGCATTCTCTGCAAACGCTTTGGCGCAGATTGCAATGGTTTCTTGTGTATGGTAACAAGAGGCTTGTGATCCGATTCAATTGTAATGTCGCGTCCATAGGTGTAGGTATGAAATTTCTCCATAGCATATACAATTGCCAACATTTCCTTCTCAATCTGAGCGTACTGCTTCTCAGTTTCAGTCAACGCTCTGCTTGCATATGCTATTGGACCTCTACTTTGCATAAGCACAGCGCCCAGTCCTGTCTGAGAGGCGTCACATTGGATTGTAGTTGGCAACTTTCCATCAAAGTATTGTAAGACaggtgtctgtgtgactgCTGCTTTAATCTTGTCAAAAGCTTGCTGATGCTCTTCATTCCATTGCCACTGAATGCTTTGTTTCGTTAGTTGTCTCAATGGTTCACATAGGTCCGAGAGGTGACCTAAGAATCGTGATAAATAGCCAGTCATTCCAATGAAACGACGTATTCCTGCAACATTCGTAGGCCTTGGCATCTTTTAGATCGCTTCTTTTCTTGCGGAATCTGACAGTAGCCCATCTGACGAGAGTACATGTCCCATGTATTTCACCTTCTGTGTTGCTATTTGACATTTCTCTCCATTGAGCTTGATGCCTTTCTCCTGACATGCATCCAGTAACGCTGTCAAATTCTTGTCATGATCCTCTCTAGCAATAGCTTCTGTAGATCCCTTGCCAATTATCAAAATGTCATCTGCTACTGTATACACACCTCGAATTCCTTGAATGGCTGCATTCAATCGCTCCTGGAATATCTCTCTGGTGCTGTAGATACGCCAAATCGTAGCCTCTTCCAACGATATTTTCCAAAGGGTGTACCAAATGA is a genomic window of Corticium candelabrum chromosome 11, ooCorCand1.1, whole genome shotgun sequence containing:
- the LOC134187368 gene encoding uncharacterized protein LOC134187368 gives rise to the protein MKKALQTGTDPWLAILEFRNTPTEGLNTSPAQRLMNRKTRTLLPTIEQLLPEKMEEHHNIMERKKRQAKYYNMKARDLPELKTNDVVRIQPTGRDTVWKPAKIEKVLPNRSYLVITPGGTTYRRNRVQLRKTKEEFRPSAGMDDPPVEMIPQPRQKKQTSIPTPVTKKTVPPQAQANESGREQARETVTSTTRSGRTVTRPKYLRDYVCGK